The Parachlamydia acanthamoebae genome has a window encoding:
- a CDS encoding SulP family inorganic anion transporter has product MGSSVDRISFFTSLKDLKNYSWGFLAQDVSAGFSVALLSVPQAMAYAMVAGLPLSCGLLAVIFSSLIAATWGSSRHLIVGPSNAIAIMVQSGTSQILFNYFRDLDGPEREWMAVQILTQLTLLVGIFQILVASFKLGRLTQFVSHSVVVGYVVGTAIAIVIDQFYIFLGIPPMEGVHAFYEKAWYLVSHLSQFHLPTLLISLGSLFLIVAFRQKDKRIPGAAIAFGFMAIVVQLMGLNVEGGESFVGERLQQVALVGDTGEVYTGLPALSFPYFNTRILSSVVPVAFAIALMSILESAAVAKSIAAITGQRLSLNQDIFGIGLGNFCGSFLGGAMPISGSNSRSILNYISGAQTRFAAIFGAIFVATFLLAFGFFITRIPVGSLAALLIVTAVSIVNRKQFLLCLKATNSDALVLWITILSCVFLSLDVAFYIGVVISITLYLKKAAIPQLIEYGIDDSGKWCSADAARKNDKKKIRVIKVKGELFFGAADLFQSTLKSIAEDDTTTKVIILQLKHARDLDATGCLALHQLYNYLQSSGRHLILSGLTFPTWEVLSNSALIDLIGKENLFFLNERRPHLHMKKALRRAESLLCATSTSLESESLDLAGENYLEARAD; this is encoded by the coding sequence ATGGGCTCTTCGGTTGATCGCATCTCATTTTTTACATCCTTAAAGGATTTGAAAAATTATTCTTGGGGATTTTTAGCTCAAGACGTTAGTGCCGGATTTTCAGTCGCCCTGCTAAGCGTTCCTCAAGCCATGGCCTATGCAATGGTTGCGGGGCTTCCTCTTTCTTGTGGCCTTTTGGCGGTGATTTTTTCTTCTTTAATTGCAGCAACCTGGGGATCTTCTCGTCATTTAATTGTAGGGCCTAGTAATGCCATTGCCATCATGGTTCAGTCGGGGACATCGCAAATTCTTTTTAATTATTTTCGAGATCTTGATGGACCCGAAAGAGAGTGGATGGCGGTCCAGATTTTAACGCAATTGACCCTCCTTGTCGGAATTTTTCAGATTTTAGTGGCTTCATTTAAATTGGGACGCTTGACGCAATTCGTGAGCCATTCTGTTGTTGTTGGATACGTTGTGGGAACAGCCATTGCGATTGTCATCGATCAATTTTACATATTTCTTGGAATTCCTCCTATGGAAGGGGTGCATGCATTTTATGAAAAAGCCTGGTACTTAGTCTCGCATTTAAGCCAATTCCATTTACCTACCCTATTAATTAGCTTGGGAAGTTTGTTTTTGATCGTTGCTTTTAGGCAAAAAGACAAACGGATTCCTGGAGCCGCAATCGCGTTCGGATTTATGGCGATTGTTGTCCAACTAATGGGGTTAAATGTTGAGGGGGGAGAATCTTTTGTGGGAGAGCGCCTGCAACAAGTCGCGTTAGTCGGTGATACTGGTGAAGTTTATACTGGATTGCCTGCGCTTTCGTTTCCTTATTTCAACACGCGCATTTTGAGTAGTGTCGTCCCCGTTGCTTTTGCGATTGCTTTGATGAGTATTCTTGAATCCGCGGCTGTTGCTAAATCAATTGCGGCCATCACAGGCCAGCGGTTATCTCTTAATCAAGATATTTTTGGGATTGGATTAGGAAATTTCTGTGGTTCTTTTCTAGGCGGAGCAATGCCTATTTCAGGAAGTAATTCTCGCAGCATTTTGAATTACATTAGCGGGGCACAAACCCGATTTGCAGCTATTTTTGGGGCCATTTTTGTTGCCACGTTTCTACTCGCCTTTGGATTTTTTATTACACGCATTCCCGTCGGATCTTTAGCGGCTCTCTTGATAGTGACGGCAGTCAGTATTGTCAATCGCAAACAATTTTTACTCTGTTTAAAAGCGACGAATTCGGATGCGCTTGTCCTTTGGATTACGATTCTCTCTTGTGTATTTTTGAGCTTAGACGTGGCTTTTTATATTGGCGTCGTCATTTCAATTACTCTTTATCTTAAAAAAGCGGCAATTCCTCAGCTAATTGAATATGGTATCGATGACTCAGGTAAATGGTGTTCCGCTGATGCAGCCAGAAAAAACGACAAGAAAAAAATTCGAGTCATCAAAGTCAAGGGGGAGTTATTTTTTGGGGCAGCAGATCTTTTCCAAAGTACTCTAAAATCAATTGCTGAAGATGATACAACAACGAAAGTGATTATTCTTCAGCTGAAACATGCGCGCGATCTCGATGCAACGGGTTGCTTGGCTCTACATCAACTTTACAATTATTTACAAAGCTCAGGCAGGCATCTTATATTAAGTGGCTTAACCTTTCCAACATGGGAAGTCTTGAGCAATTCAGCTTTAATCGATCTGATCGGAAAAGAAAATCTGTTCTTCTTAAACGAAAGACGTCCGCATCTCCACATGAAAAAAGCATTGAGAAGGGCTGAGTCTCTTTTGTGTGCTACTTCAACTTCTTTGGAATCAGAAAGTTTGGATCTGGCCGGGGAGAATTATCTAGAAGCTCGCGCAGATTAA
- the der gene encoding ribosome biogenesis GTPase Der: MSRLPKLALVGRPNVGKSALFNKICGKKIAIVDEAEGVTRDRLYAEADLFGRHFQVIDTGGINPRSDAPFNEEVKRQAEIAIEEADTIVMVVDSHVGLTALDHEVAQILLRTSKPLCLAVNKIDHPSQEHLIYEFQSLGITNKVAVSATQSWRIAELLEAALDPLSLEIGEEETDKPLAIAIIGRPNVGKSSLINYLLDEQRCIVSPIPGTTRDSVDVSFTHNEHAYTLIDTAGIRRKHSEHEVVDKFAAIRTERAIARADICLLVLDSQQGITVQEKRIANLIEEAGKGCILLFNKWDLVKGFRMEHCLKEIESEASFLNHCPKIFMSAKTGRNVEKIFEEIQTVHENSQKRITTHQLNKFIEVAMQRNHPPMMMGKRLRIYYMAQVAVNPPKFILFVNYPNLMMESYKKYLYNQFREAYGFTGVPILMHLKGKEKTRQEKQEEAREQARPKPPKMAFTPSEEEEPFEVDDELSDWDEEDENNLNWP; encoded by the coding sequence ATGTCAAGATTACCAAAACTTGCTCTCGTTGGCCGACCTAACGTGGGAAAATCCGCCCTTTTCAATAAGATTTGCGGGAAAAAAATTGCCATTGTGGATGAAGCAGAAGGTGTGACGAGAGATCGTCTTTACGCCGAGGCAGATTTGTTTGGTCGCCATTTTCAAGTCATCGATACCGGCGGAATTAACCCTCGCTCTGATGCGCCATTCAATGAAGAAGTCAAAAGACAAGCTGAAATTGCCATCGAGGAAGCCGATACCATTGTGATGGTTGTCGATTCGCATGTCGGTTTAACGGCTCTGGATCATGAAGTTGCCCAGATTTTATTGCGCACCTCAAAACCACTTTGCTTAGCTGTTAATAAAATCGACCATCCTTCCCAAGAGCACCTTATTTATGAGTTCCAATCTCTTGGGATCACAAATAAAGTTGCCGTATCCGCCACACAAAGCTGGCGCATTGCCGAACTTTTAGAAGCCGCTTTAGATCCTTTAAGCCTTGAAATCGGGGAAGAAGAAACAGATAAGCCATTAGCAATCGCGATTATTGGAAGACCCAACGTCGGAAAATCCTCTTTGATTAACTACCTTTTAGATGAACAACGTTGCATCGTTAGTCCCATTCCGGGGACAACACGCGACAGCGTAGATGTGTCTTTTACACATAACGAACATGCCTACACGCTTATCGATACAGCTGGAATCCGTAGAAAACACTCTGAACACGAGGTCGTGGACAAATTTGCCGCGATTCGTACAGAACGTGCAATTGCCCGAGCAGATATCTGTTTATTGGTTCTGGATTCTCAACAAGGGATCACAGTTCAAGAAAAAAGGATCGCTAATCTGATTGAAGAAGCTGGAAAAGGATGCATTTTACTTTTCAATAAATGGGATCTTGTTAAAGGCTTCCGAATGGAGCATTGCCTCAAAGAAATTGAAAGTGAAGCCTCCTTCCTTAATCACTGCCCCAAGATTTTTATGTCCGCAAAAACAGGACGAAATGTCGAGAAGATCTTTGAGGAAATTCAAACAGTTCACGAAAATTCACAAAAACGGATTACCACTCACCAATTGAATAAGTTTATAGAAGTTGCGATGCAGCGAAATCACCCACCGATGATGATGGGTAAACGTTTACGTATTTATTACATGGCTCAAGTGGCAGTTAACCCTCCTAAATTTATCCTCTTCGTGAACTATCCAAACTTGATGATGGAGAGCTATAAAAAGTATCTATACAATCAGTTTAGGGAAGCTTACGGCTTCACTGGCGTGCCGATTCTGATGCACTTAAAAGGAAAAGAAAAAACCCGTCAAGAAAAGCAAGAAGAAGCCCGCGAACAAGCGCGTCCAAAACCCCCTAAAATGGCTTTCACCCCAAGTGAAGAGGAAGAACCTTTCGAAGTTGACGACGAATTATCCGATTGGGATGAAGAAGATGAAAATAATTTAAACTGGCCTTAA
- a CDS encoding ASCH domain-containing protein, whose product MLDINVEDQFFKLIKQGKKTVEGRLAKSKFLNLAPGDCLRINNQLIVFVQRVDCYPFFRDMLFHEGLKNVLPGCASLDEGENIYYRFYSREDEKKFGVIAVKLKLE is encoded by the coding sequence ATGTTAGACATTAACGTAGAAGATCAATTTTTCAAGCTAATTAAGCAAGGAAAGAAAACAGTTGAAGGCCGTTTAGCCAAATCCAAATTTTTAAATTTAGCACCTGGTGATTGCTTAAGGATAAACAATCAGCTCATTGTCTTTGTTCAAAGGGTTGATTGCTACCCTTTTTTTCGAGATATGCTCTTCCATGAAGGGCTTAAAAATGTACTGCCTGGTTGTGCCAGTCTCGATGAAGGTGAAAATATTTACTATCGCTTTTATTCGAGAGAAGACGAAAAAAAATTTGGTGTAATTGCTGTAAAATTAAAGCTTGAATAG
- a CDS encoding ASCH domain-containing protein → MNHNTIRPRFFPNTTVPSTHISRERSARIFSSDFSSTERINRSWSSRSGSGSLDGKKFTLMKKYLDLIRSGQKTVEGRINSGAFKCARIGDRITFYCRSSAPVQCLITDVNTYPSFKEMLVKEGLKACLPDVTDLSKGIEIYEKIPGYKERASQHGVIALKVSLEVPNEQPNQKEQKRIFEISPSSNESSRKRAREQERSEPKRKKRRDESTILSHSSKASVINLKS, encoded by the coding sequence ATGAATCATAACACCATTCGGCCCAGATTTTTCCCTAACACCACAGTCCCATCTACGCATATTTCAAGAGAGCGTTCAGCGAGAATTTTTAGCAGTGATTTTTCTTCAACAGAAAGAATAAATCGGTCATGGTCTTCTAGAAGTGGCTCAGGGAGCCTTGATGGAAAAAAATTTACATTAATGAAAAAGTATCTCGATTTAATCAGAAGTGGACAGAAAACTGTTGAAGGAAGGATTAATTCTGGTGCTTTTAAATGTGCAAGGATTGGTGATCGCATCACATTTTATTGTAGGTCATCGGCTCCTGTCCAATGTTTAATTACAGACGTCAATACATATCCCTCATTCAAAGAAATGCTTGTTAAAGAGGGTCTTAAGGCATGTCTTCCAGACGTAACAGACCTCAGCAAGGGGATTGAAATCTATGAAAAAATTCCGGGTTACAAAGAAAGAGCCTCTCAACATGGTGTCATTGCGCTAAAAGTTTCGCTTGAAGTTCCTAATGAGCAGCCGAACCAAAAAGAACAAAAACGTATTTTTGAGATTAGTCCGTCTTCTAATGAGTCTTCTAGAAAAAGGGCTAGAGAGCAAGAACGGTCTGAGCCTAAAAGAAAAAAAAGACGGGATGAATCGACGATTCTAAGTCATTCTTCCAAAGCTTCTGTGATTAATCTAAAAAGTTAA
- a CDS encoding GNAT family N-acetyltransferase, giving the protein MHTEISLSFVPVDGTHSLFKQVEDLFNSTIKPLYGDQTQALHKISLSLDRKCELLVNGENIAGIIVYKKQPTQEFQEYSDAFELKTLFVVDAKTNSRRGLGTILWNRVNDVALQTIGIKRIAVTVSETKTESLAFFQKKGCEIVKSFPDKYIKGITEHLLIKELK; this is encoded by the coding sequence ATGCATACTGAAATTTCACTTTCTTTTGTACCTGTAGATGGTACGCATTCGCTATTTAAGCAAGTAGAAGATTTATTTAATTCAACAATAAAACCCCTTTATGGAGATCAAACACAAGCTCTCCATAAAATTAGTCTGTCTTTAGATCGCAAATGTGAATTATTAGTTAACGGAGAAAATATTGCAGGGATTATTGTTTATAAAAAACAGCCTACACAAGAATTCCAAGAATATTCTGATGCATTTGAACTGAAAACTCTCTTTGTTGTTGATGCTAAAACTAATTCAAGGAGAGGTTTAGGAACCATTTTATGGAATCGTGTTAATGATGTCGCTTTGCAAACAATTGGAATCAAAAGAATAGCTGTTACAGTATCCGAAACAAAGACAGAATCATTAGCATTTTTTCAAAAAAAAGGTTGTGAAATTGTCAAGTCTTTTCCCGACAAATATATAAAAGGTATAACTGAGCACCTTCTCATTAAAGAACTTAAGTAA
- a CDS encoding WD40 repeat domain-containing protein, which yields MTPTSWQDPLTSSCFTSISQAFGVIENVHNDDVHGLIKLENNTFVSGSKDTTLKIWDVDWNCISLLRHPHERLQPKSYCHWITALAIAEDGQWMSGTRDGSLALWSSSGGLVSWHQNSFNHNVKSKDRNICRINCLTTIPRKGESLMFLSGLPAMMATWTTKIDRNKKVGIKRLSGLDFSLSKNDWVYCIKAVSSRNDTFFVATGSDLDVVKMKKLPSGDVVSWKQKEKVVREALNTTSTIKQRPFISYLENLSEETLAIAAFSGKVSLLNIETKRITNSFRAHSGRVWTICKISETFFASGADDKSIAFWDIRQKRPFHFLRGHSGRVSCLLKVADFKVVAASCPDNCRAVHSGASFTIWDLRND from the coding sequence ATGACACCCACTTCTTGGCAAGATCCTCTTACAAGTTCTTGCTTTACTTCGATAAGTCAGGCCTTTGGAGTTATTGAAAATGTTCATAATGACGATGTACATGGACTGATCAAACTAGAGAATAACACTTTTGTTAGCGGATCTAAAGATACGACGCTTAAGATATGGGATGTTGATTGGAACTGTATAAGTTTATTAAGGCATCCACATGAGCGATTGCAACCCAAGAGCTACTGTCATTGGATTACTGCTTTGGCTATTGCCGAAGATGGGCAGTGGATGAGTGGAACAAGAGATGGTAGCCTTGCTCTTTGGTCTAGTAGTGGGGGGCTGGTTAGCTGGCATCAAAACAGTTTTAATCACAATGTGAAAAGTAAGGATAGAAACATTTGTCGTATTAATTGTTTAACAACAATTCCGCGCAAGGGGGAAAGCCTTATGTTTCTTTCAGGTCTTCCCGCTATGATGGCGACGTGGACAACAAAAATAGATAGAAATAAAAAAGTCGGAATTAAGCGATTATCGGGCTTAGATTTTTCTTTGAGTAAAAATGACTGGGTTTATTGCATTAAAGCCGTTTCTTCAAGAAATGATACTTTTTTTGTTGCTACTGGATCTGATTTAGATGTTGTTAAAATGAAAAAATTACCGTCGGGTGACGTAGTTTCGTGGAAACAAAAAGAAAAAGTTGTGAGAGAAGCATTAAATACAACCTCTACTATTAAACAGAGACCTTTTATTTCATATCTAGAAAATCTTTCAGAGGAAACACTAGCTATTGCTGCATTTTCTGGAAAAGTCTCTTTATTAAATATTGAAACAAAAAGGATAACAAATTCTTTCCGTGCCCATAGTGGGAGAGTTTGGACAATTTGCAAAATTTCAGAAACTTTTTTTGCAAGCGGTGCTGATGATAAATCGATTGCATTTTGGGATATACGACAAAAAAGACCCTTTCATTTTTTAAGAGGTCATAGTGGAAGGGTTTCATGCTTGCTTAAGGTTGCTGACTTTAAAGTTGTCGCTGCTTCCTGTCCCGATAATTGTAGGGCAGTCCATAGTGGAGCTTCTTTTACAATCTGGGATTTACGTAACGATTGA